One Trueperaceae bacterium genomic region harbors:
- a CDS encoding DMT family transporter, translating into MGLRPLVPRSAGREAAASRVGVVTVLLFVGCAVLAAGNFVAVPFSNRELAPLWGAGLRFGLAAATFAALVPLLRVPWVRREHRRGAVVYGVFSFGAFYALSYWSLLHVTAGTASVVIGSVPLLTVLLAAGERVERLSARTLLGGALALLGIGWITLTSRGRSRPRRWRS; encoded by the coding sequence GTGGGCCTGAGGCCGCTGGTCCCCCGCAGCGCCGGGAGAGAAGCCGCCGCCAGCCGCGTCGGCGTCGTCACCGTCCTGCTCTTCGTCGGCTGCGCGGTGTTGGCCGCCGGCAACTTCGTGGCCGTCCCCTTCAGCAACAGGGAGCTGGCGCCGCTGTGGGGCGCCGGGCTGCGCTTCGGACTGGCGGCCGCTACCTTCGCGGCGCTGGTGCCGCTGCTGCGCGTGCCCTGGGTGAGGCGCGAGCACCGGCGCGGCGCCGTCGTCTACGGCGTCTTCAGCTTCGGCGCGTTCTACGCGCTCTCGTACTGGTCCCTCCTGCACGTCACGGCCGGCACGGCCTCGGTGGTCATCGGGTCCGTGCCGCTGCTGACGGTGCTGCTCGCGGCCGGCGAGCGCGTCGAGCGGCTCTCGGCCCGCACGCTGCTCGGCGGCGCGCTGGCGCTGCTCGGGATCGGGTGGATCACGCTGACGTCCCGGGGGAGATCGCGGCCACGCCGCTGGCGCTCCTGA